One Lactobacillus crispatus DNA segment encodes these proteins:
- the mvk gene encoding mevalonate kinase — protein sequence MKSSYLAHGKVIIIGEHSVVYGYDALAMPIKALHIKTTVESASQMWMDTARYHGPLFEAPAEYDGLKYVVKHMQKKAGNNHPLKITYTGEIPMERGFGSSATVALGTTRAMNQFFQLNMTEKEIMTVTNHAEMINHGKASGLDAATVNSDYLVFFNKKMGPKILQTKLGATLLIMDTGQLGNTKEAVFLVKKMLEKSDYAKKKIARLGELADLTKKAWIKHDRQAVGQIFNEAQEILHSFDLSTNKIDQLQKIALSNNALGFKLSGGGLGGITISLCDNETVAQEIAAKCKDLISDYWIEEI from the coding sequence ATGAAAAGCAGCTATTTAGCTCATGGCAAGGTAATTATTATTGGGGAGCATTCAGTAGTTTATGGATATGATGCTTTAGCTATGCCAATTAAGGCTTTACACATTAAAACTACTGTTGAATCTGCTTCTCAAATGTGGATGGATACCGCTCGCTACCACGGTCCATTATTTGAAGCACCGGCAGAATATGATGGCCTAAAATATGTAGTTAAACATATGCAAAAAAAGGCTGGCAATAACCATCCACTTAAAATTACATACACTGGTGAAATTCCAATGGAACGTGGTTTTGGTTCAAGCGCTACTGTTGCATTAGGTACCACTAGGGCAATGAACCAATTCTTTCAGCTGAATATGACTGAAAAAGAAATTATGACTGTAACTAATCATGCTGAAATGATCAATCATGGTAAAGCTTCTGGTCTTGATGCAGCCACTGTTAATTCAGATTATCTAGTTTTTTTTAATAAAAAAATGGGGCCTAAAATATTACAAACCAAATTAGGAGCTACCCTGTTAATCATGGATACTGGTCAACTAGGCAATACAAAGGAAGCTGTTTTTTTAGTTAAAAAAATGCTTGAAAAGTCCGACTATGCCAAGAAAAAAATAGCTCGCTTGGGTGAATTAGCGGATCTTACTAAAAAAGCTTGGATCAAGCACGATCGTCAAGCAGTTGGACAGATTTTTAATGAAGCACAAGAAATTTTGCATTCATTTGATCTTTCAACAAATAAAATTGACCAACTGCAAAAAATTGCCTTGTCAAATAACGCTTTAGGCTTTAAATTATCAGGCGGAGGTCTTGGCGGCATTACTATTTCCTTGTGCGATAACGAAACTGTCGCCCAAGAAATTGCCGCTAAATGTAAAGATTTAATTAGTGACTACTGGATTGAGGAGATTTAA